A window of Sinimarinibacterium sp. NLF-5-8 genomic DNA:
GCTGTTCAAAACATTTAAAGCTGCCGCAGTGGCCGCCAGTGCGACTGCTTGTGCCGTGGCGTTCAGCGCCCCCGCGCGCGCCGATACGGTGAGCCTGAATATTGGCGAGCACAACGTTGCGCTGGCCATGCAAGGGCCGATGCAGCGTCTGTTTGGTGGCGCCGATGGCATGTACGACGTTGGCGCTTTGTTCCACGAATACCGCAATGCACATGACTTTGCGATGGCGCACGCCGGGTTTCTGGCCACCGGCGATGCCGGTGCGCGCGATTTCAAACTTACGGGTGGATTGGGCGTGCGCGCGGTCTATCTGCATTTGGCCGACAACAATGGCGGCGCATTGGCGCCCGGTGGATTCATGCAGGCGCGCGTGCCCGAGTTTGAGCGCATCGGCGTGATGGCGTATGGCTATTACTCGCCGAGCATCCTCACGTTTGCGCGGTTCGATCGCTACCGTGAAGTCGGCTTGCGTGTGGATTATCAGGTGCTGCGCAATGCGTCGGTTTATACCGGGTACCGCAACGTCAACCTCAAATACGATGCCGCGCCGCGCGCGCATTTGACGGTAGACAATGGTTGGCACCTGGGCATGCAATTGGTGTTTTGATCGCTAGGACAAAGCAATGGGACGTGGGCCGAGTATTGCCGCGCGCAAGGGCGCGGAAGATGCACGACGGGGCAAGCTGTTTACCAAGTTCATCCGCGAAATCACGGTTGCCGCGCGCACAGGCGGGGGTGATCCCAAAACCAATCCGCGTTTGCGCTTGGTGCTGGACAAGGCGCTGGCTGCAAATATGAGCAAAGACACCATCGAGCGCGCGATCAAGCGCGGCTCGGGGGCGGCGGACGATGCCAGTTTTGAAGAAATCCGCTACGAAGGCTACGGCCCTGGCGGGGTTGCCATCATGGTCGATTGCATGACCGACAACCCCACCCGCACCGTGGCCGATGTGCGCCATGCGTTTACCAAGCATGGGGGCAATATGGGCACTTCCGGCGCGGTGAGCTATTTGTTCAGCCATGTCGGGCAGATCTTTCTGGATGCGGCAGACGGGCTTGAAGACAAGGTGATGGAGATTGCCCTGGATGCCGGCGCCGATGATGTGCTCAGCGAGGCGGGCTTTATCGAAGTCATCACCACACCGGAGGCGCTGGAAGGCGTCAAGCAAGCTTTGATCGATGCACAGCTGCTGCTGGTTCAGGCCGATGTGATGATGCGTCCGGCGACGATGGTCAACCCCGGTGAACACGCCGAACAGGTACAAAAGATCATCGACATGCTTGAAGATCTCGACGACGTGCAAAAGGTCTATTCCAACGCCGACCTTGAACACGCCTGAGTCCGGCGCGGGGCGGCGCGCGCGATGATTCGCATCCTCGGCATTGATCCCGGCTCGCGGTATACCGGCTACGGGATCGTGGACTGTGACCGTGGCCGCCAGCAGTTGGTG
This region includes:
- a CDS encoding YfaZ family outer membrane protein, coding for MLFKTFKAAAVAASATACAVAFSAPARADTVSLNIGEHNVALAMQGPMQRLFGGADGMYDVGALFHEYRNAHDFAMAHAGFLATGDAGARDFKLTGGLGVRAVYLHLADNNGGALAPGGFMQARVPEFERIGVMAYGYYSPSILTFARFDRYREVGLRVDYQVLRNASVYTGYRNVNLKYDAAPRAHLTVDNGWHLGMQLVF
- a CDS encoding YebC/PmpR family DNA-binding transcriptional regulator, whose protein sequence is MGRGPSIAARKGAEDARRGKLFTKFIREITVAARTGGGDPKTNPRLRLVLDKALAANMSKDTIERAIKRGSGAADDASFEEIRYEGYGPGGVAIMVDCMTDNPTRTVADVRHAFTKHGGNMGTSGAVSYLFSHVGQIFLDAADGLEDKVMEIALDAGADDVLSEAGFIEVITTPEALEGVKQALIDAQLLLVQADVMMRPATMVNPGEHAEQVQKIIDMLEDLDDVQKVYSNADLEHA